One genomic segment of Nocardioides cavernaquae includes these proteins:
- a CDS encoding HAD family hydrolase, producing MLVGGLPAAVLWDMDGTLVDTEPYWMETEFDLADRFGGTWSHEHGLNLVGNDLLESGRYIREHMFADPASAGAKLEPAEIVEILLDGVVARVEQQVPWRPGAVELLLALREADVPCALVTMSYRRFVAPILKHLPEDTFAELITGDVVSRGKPHPEPYLKAAAALGVSPDKCLAIEDSNTGTRSAEDAGCTVLVVPAHVPVLPGERRVFRDTLVGVTPHDLAEILIR from the coding sequence GTGCTGGTCGGGGGACTTCCGGCAGCGGTGCTGTGGGACATGGACGGCACGCTGGTCGACACCGAGCCGTACTGGATGGAGACCGAGTTCGATCTCGCGGACCGCTTCGGCGGCACCTGGAGCCACGAGCACGGGCTGAATCTTGTCGGCAACGACCTGCTGGAGTCCGGCCGCTACATCCGGGAGCACATGTTCGCCGACCCTGCGTCGGCGGGCGCGAAGCTCGAACCGGCGGAGATCGTCGAGATCCTGCTGGACGGTGTCGTCGCGCGGGTCGAGCAGCAGGTTCCGTGGCGTCCCGGGGCGGTGGAGCTGCTGCTCGCCCTGCGGGAGGCGGATGTGCCGTGCGCACTGGTGACGATGAGCTACCGGCGTTTTGTGGCTCCGATCCTCAAGCACCTGCCTGAGGACACGTTCGCCGAGCTCATCACCGGTGACGTGGTCTCGCGGGGCAAGCCGCACCCGGAGCCCTATCTGAAGGCGGCTGCAGCCCTCGGGGTGTCGCCGGACAAGTGCCTTGCGATCGAGGACTCCAACACAGGCACCCGGTCCGCCGAGGATGCCGGGTGCACCGTGCTCGTCGTGCCCGCGCATGTGCCGGTGCTGCCGGGGGAGCGGCGCGTCTTCCGCGACACGCTGGTCGGGGTCACGCCGCATGACCTCGCCGAGATCCTGATCCGCTGA